AACGAGGCCGACCTGGTCATCGGCTCGGAATGCAAACGCCGCCGCAACCTCGTCTTTCACCCGCTCTTTCGCTTCGAGATTCTCGCCGTGCTACCGACGGACCATCCGCTCCGCAACAAGCGATATCTCACCGCCGCCGATTTCGCCGAAGAGACCCTGATTACCTACCCCGTTCCCGACGATCGCATCGACCTGATCCGCTACGTGCTCAAGCCGGCCCGCGTCCACCCCAAAAGGCGCACCACCGAACTGACCATGGCCATCCTTCAGCTGGTCGCCAGTCGAAGAGGCGTGGCGGCCCTGCCCAGCTGGGGAATTACCAACTATCTCCGCTACGGATATGTGACCGCCCGGAGAATCGGGAAAAACGGCCTCTGGAGCAATCTCTATGGCGTGACGACGGAGGAAGCCGCACGACAGCCTTTTATCCGCGACTTCCTTGACACCGCCCGGCGGGAGTGCTTCGCCAAGTTGGATGGGCTCCAGCCTGTAAGCTGATGCGCCCAACGGGTTCAGTTTGCAGCACTATTCGTACACTT
This portion of the Terriglobia bacterium genome encodes:
- a CDS encoding LysR family transcriptional regulator, with the protein product MLEIRHLRTLIAIDETGTVSRAADRMHLTQSAVSHQLKALETHYGVGMVLRDGQSVKLTDPAKRLVALGRTVINEIQTAERDLVRIAAGPVGTLRIALECHTCFDWLLPVMDAFRVDWPHVELDLVSGFHPNSLALLADNEADLVIGSECKRRRNLVFHPLFRFEILAVLPTDHPLRNKRYLTAADFAEETLITYPVPDDRIDLIRYVLKPARVHPKRRTTELTMAILQLVASRRGVAALPSWGITNYLRYGYVTARRIGKNGLWSNLYGVTTEEAARQPFIRDFLDTARRECFAKLDGLQPVS